CACGGTAGGCTCCCAGTGGTTAAATCCGAATCCGCCATTGGAACTAGTGTATACGTCTGGATAGTGAGAGGATTCCGTCGGCGAGACAAAGGATTCCGTCGAAACGGGATGAAGGAATCCCCCTTTCAATCCAAGTCTTAGCGATTGTGCATTTCCCATGGACCAACCAATCGCAAGGACGAGTGCCAGGAGGAATAAGCAGGAAGGTGCTTTTATGGAAGCCATTGTCGGTCCCCTTCATGTTTGAACTTGTCGTAAGTAGTGTGTGACAAGAGAGGCGGAGCGTTAATCGAAGGGTCGCAGCAATTCCTTCCAAGCTTTGTGCGAAGCGACATGGGTGACGGGTATGGTCCGTGCGTTTGACCAATGATACATCGATTCCTCAATAGTGTCAAATCCGGCGTAGGGATTTCTTCGACCCACAATATCGGCGAGAAATGTTTACGCGGTACCGTCAGAGATTTTGTGTGTGAGCCGTTGCAGTTGGCTGGTGACAATGACACGTCCACGAACTGAATCTGGTGCTGTCTCACCCGGTGCCACAGCGGCGGTGGACTCTTCCAGTTGGCTGCAACGTTGCGCAACTCGAGCCAGATCAGATTTGTCGCTGCTTCGTCGCTCAGGAAGTGTCCCCGGATCTGGACGGTCTCGCGCACGCGGCTGTCCAGTGCTTCGATCGCATTGGTCGTGACCAGACCACAGTGTCGATGCCAATGTTGAGTTAGTTCTTGCCTTTCTTTAGACATTGGCAACCTGGAGAAAGGCACACGTTTCTGGTGCCGGTGGTCGGTATCCCAGTGAGCTGTGGGGCCTAACCGAGTTGTAGTGTTGCCTCCATCGTTGTTCACAACGGGCTGCAATCACCCCGCCTTCAACACCCGGATGAGCTCTTGGATTGGTTCGACCCAGATCTCCTGAACCGAGCGATCCTTCGGTACG
This genomic interval from Ignavibacteriota bacterium contains the following:
- a CDS encoding transposase, translating into MSKERQELTQHWHRHCGLVTTNAIEALDSRVRETVQIRGHFLSDEAATNLIWLELRNVAANWKSPPPLWHRVRQHQIQFVDVSLSPANCNGSHTKSLTVPRKHFSPILWVEEIPTPDLTLLRNRCIIGQTHGPYPSPMSLRTKLGRNCCDPSINAPPLLSHTTYDKFKHEGDRQWLP